A section of the Papio anubis isolate 15944 chromosome 4, Panubis1.0, whole genome shotgun sequence genome encodes:
- the SSC4D gene encoding scavenger receptor cysteine-rich domain-containing group B protein — protein MGASETPFTIWMGKEAEMQTGPQPDEKGWGWRLGDGSAAPPFLPQALSFLLLLPLASALQPTPLTFPELRLVGGPSRCRGRLEVMHGGSWGSVCDDDWDVVDANVVCRQLGCGLALPVPRPLAFGQGRGPILLDNVECRGQEAALSECGSRGWGVHNCFHYEDVAVLCDEFLPTQPPTRKMLTSRVPPTTPPNGKSEGSVRLVGGANLCQGRVEILHGGLWGTVCDDDWGLPDAAVVCRQLGCGAAMAATTNAFFGYGTGHILLDNVHCEGGEPRLAACQSLGWGVHNCGHHEDAGALCAVLGPPTLTALPSSATRQDWAWHTDPSATGVGPQPSRETALLTTAAWAAGKKSGRLRLVGGPGPCRGRVEVLHAGGWGTVCDDDWDFADARVACREAGCGPALGATGLGHFGYGRGPVLLDNVGCAGTEARLSDCFHLGWGQHNCGHHEDAGALCAGPEELGLQVQQDGSETTRVPTPRPRDGHLRLVNGAHRCEGRVELYLGQRWGTVCDDAWDLRAAGVLCRQLGCGQALAAPGEAHFGPGRGPILLDNVKCRGEESALLLCSHIRWDAHNCDHSEDAGVLCQPS, from the exons CCAGCGCCCTACAGCCCACTCCACTGACCTTTCCAG AACTGAGGCTGGTGGGGGGCCCCAGCCGCTGCCGGGGGCGCCTGGAGGTCATGCATGGTGGCTCCTGGGGCAGCGTCTGTGATGATGACTGGGACGTGGTGGACGCCAACGTAGTGTGTCGCCAGCTGGGCTGTGGCCTGGCGCTGCCTGTGCCACGGCCCCTCGCCTTTGGCCAAGGCCGAGGCCCCATCCTGCTGGACAACGTGGAGTGCCGCGGGCAGGAAGCTGCGCTGAGTGAGTGCGGCAGCCGTGGCTGGGGCGTCCACAATTGCTTTCACTACGAGGATGTGGCTGTCCTGTGTGATG AATTCTTGCCAACGCAGCCCCCAACAAGGAAGATGTTAACCAGTAGAGTACCCCCTACAACACCGCCGAATGGAAAAA GTGAGGGCAGCGTGCGCCTGGTAGGGGGCGCGAACCTGTGTCAGGGCCGAGTGGAGATCCTGCACGGTGGCCTGTGGGGCACCGTGTGTGACGACGACTGGGGGCTGCCGGATGCTGCTGTGGTCTGTCGTCAGCTAGGCTGCGGAGCGGCCATGGCCGCCACCACCAACGCCTTCTTCGGCTATGGCACGGGGCACATCCTGCTGGACAACGTGCATTGCGAAGGCGGCGAGCCCCGCCTGGCAGCCTGCCAGAGCCTGGGCTGGGGCGTGCACAACTGTGGCCACCACGAGGACGCGGGAGCACTCTGCGCAG TCCTGGGTCCCCCAACGCTCACAGCACTGCCATCCTCGGCCACAAGACAGGACTGGGCTTGGCACACAGATCCATCCG CTACAGGAGTTGGCCCCCAGCCTTCCCGGGAGACGGCACTGCTCACCACCGCCGCCTGGGCCGCGGGGAAGAAAA GCGGGCGGCTGCGGCTGGTGGGCGGCCCGGGCCCGTGCCGCGGCCGCGTGGAGGTGCTGCACGCCGGGGGCTGGGGCACCGTGTGCGACGATGACTGGGACTTTGCGGACGCGCGCGTGGCCTGCCGTGAGGCGGGCTGCGGGCCCGCGCTGGGCGCCACGGGCCTGGGCCACTTCGGCTACGGCCGCGGCCCTGTGCTGCTGGACAACGTGGGCTGCGCCGGCACCGAGGCCCGCCTGAGTGACTGCTTCCACCTGGGCTGGGGCCAGCACAACTGCGGCCACCACGAGGACGCGGGCGCGCTCTGCGCAG gcccagaggagctgggactgcaagtcCAGCAGGACGGTTCTGAGACCACGCGGGTGCCCACTCCTCGGCCCAGAGAcg GGCATCTACGTCTGGTCAACGGAGCCCACCGATGTGAGGGGCGTGTAGAGCTCTACCTAGGGCAACGGTGGGGCACTGTCTGTGATGATGCTTGGGACCTGCGGGCAGCCGGTGTCCTGTGCCGCCAGCTGGGCTGTGGCCAGGCCCTCGCAGCCCCTGGTGAGGCTCACTTTGGCCCAGGCCGAGGCCCCATTCTCCTGGACAATGTCAAGTGCCGTGGGGAAGAGAGTGCCCTGCTGCTCTGCTCTCACATCCGCTGGGATGCCCACAACTGCGACCACAGTGAGGATGCCGGTGTCCTGTGCCAGCCTTCATGA